The following proteins are encoded in a genomic region of Populus nigra chromosome 16, ddPopNigr1.1, whole genome shotgun sequence:
- the LOC133675406 gene encoding probable glycosyltransferase At3g07620 isoform X1 has translation MPPLKALAALVIFLGIASILLQQRYWLPLSSKGKSTLYGLQQSTAGVHHSEEFFLLNYEAMEKDLKVFVYPGGNPKTCYHSIDKKLKSNYASEHYFFMNLRNSSFLTENPDEAHLFFIPLSCQPMEDQDALPRYKEMVIQNYVRALTIKYPYWNRTLGADHFFVSCHGIGNRATAAFPFLLKNAIRLVCSPSYDSNYIPHKDVSLPQILELSFPPEGDGMWNDSTMESLPIQLSPVETRPPRTKLCFWAGSPNSEVRKNLRVHYKGLEEFEIHFVENVKRALVLDTFQKEIHRSKFCICPRGKTQVGGVCLAESMAFGCVPVIMSDYYDLPFNDILDWNAFSVILKEDDVPIMGEILKGIPEDMFEKMRQNVHKVSKYFKWHFRPVKYDEFHMVMYELWKRRHIIRY, from the exons ATGCCTCCTCTAAAAGCACTTGCCGCCTTGGTCATCTTTTTGGGCATAGCCTCGATCCTGTTGCAGCAAAGGTATTGGTTACCACTCTCTTCTAAG GGAAAATCAACTCTATATGGACTTCAACAGTCTACTGCTGGCGTCCATCACTCTGAAGAGTTTTTCTTGCTGAATTATGAGGCAATGGAAAAGGATTTAAAGGTCTTTGTTTACCCAGGTGGAAACCCAAAAACGTGTTATCACTCAATAGATAAGAAGCTCAAGAGCAATTATGCAAGTGAGCATTATTTCTTCATGAATCTGAGAAACAGTTCGTTTTTGACTGAGAATCCTGATGAGGCTCATCTCTTCTTTATTCCCCTTTCTTGTCAGCCAATGGAAGACCAG GATGCTTTACCTCGTTATAAGGAGATGGTTATCCAGAACTATGTCCGCGCCTTAACTATCAAATACCCTTACTGGAATAGGACTTTAGGCGCTGATCACTTTTTTGTCAGTTGCCATGGCATTGGCAACAGGGCTACTGCTGCTTTCCCATTTCTCCTGAAGAACGCAATTCGACTTGTGTGTTCACCAAGCTATGATTCCAACTATATTCCACATAAGGATGTTTCCCTCCCACAGATACTGGAGCTCTCTTTTCCTCCTGAAGGAGATGGCATGTGGAACga CTCAACTATGGAGTCTCTCCCTATCCAGCTATCCCCAGTGGAGACTCGCCCTCCCAG GACTAAACTTTGTTTCTGGGCTGGTTCTCCCAACTCAGAAGTAAGAAAGAATCTTCGAGTTCATTATAAAGGTTTAGAAGAATTTGAGATCCATTTCGTCGAGAATGTTAAAAGGGCATTGGTGCTAGatacttttcaaaaggagatacATAGGAGTAAGTTTTGCATCTGTCCTCGTGGGAAGACTCAAGTCGGTGGTGTTTGCTTAGCAGAGTCGATGGCTTTTGGATGTGTACCTG TTATCATGTCCGACTACTATGACTTGCCATTCAATGACATCCTTGACTGGAATGCATTCTCTGTAATTCTCAAAGAGGATGATGTTCCCATAATGGGGGAGATTCTCAAAGGCATACCAGAAGACATGTTCGAGAAAATGCGTCAAAATGTTCACAAG GTTAGCAAGTACTTCAAGTGGCATTTTCGTCCTGTCAAGTATGACGAGTTTCACATGGTAATGTATGAGCTATGGAAGCGCCGCCATATCATTAGGTACTGA
- the LOC133675406 gene encoding probable glycosyltransferase At3g07620 isoform X2, with translation MPPLKALAALVIFLGIASILLQQRYWLPLSSKGKSTLYGLQQSTAGVHHSEEFFLLNYEAMEKDLKVFVYPGGNPKTCYHSIDKKLKSNYASEHYFFMNLRNSSFLTENPDEAHLFFIPLSCQPMEDQDALPRYKEMVIQNYVRALTIKYPYWNRTLGADHFFVSCHGIGNRATAAFPFLLKNAIRLVCSPSYDSNYIPHKDVSLPQILELSFPPEGDGMWNDSTMESLPIQLSPVETRPPRTKLCFWAGSPNSEVRKNLRVHYKGLEEFEIHFVENVKRALVLDTFQKEIHRSKFCICPRGKTQVGGVCLAESMAFGCVPVHVSFCSYHVRLL, from the exons ATGCCTCCTCTAAAAGCACTTGCCGCCTTGGTCATCTTTTTGGGCATAGCCTCGATCCTGTTGCAGCAAAGGTATTGGTTACCACTCTCTTCTAAG GGAAAATCAACTCTATATGGACTTCAACAGTCTACTGCTGGCGTCCATCACTCTGAAGAGTTTTTCTTGCTGAATTATGAGGCAATGGAAAAGGATTTAAAGGTCTTTGTTTACCCAGGTGGAAACCCAAAAACGTGTTATCACTCAATAGATAAGAAGCTCAAGAGCAATTATGCAAGTGAGCATTATTTCTTCATGAATCTGAGAAACAGTTCGTTTTTGACTGAGAATCCTGATGAGGCTCATCTCTTCTTTATTCCCCTTTCTTGTCAGCCAATGGAAGACCAG GATGCTTTACCTCGTTATAAGGAGATGGTTATCCAGAACTATGTCCGCGCCTTAACTATCAAATACCCTTACTGGAATAGGACTTTAGGCGCTGATCACTTTTTTGTCAGTTGCCATGGCATTGGCAACAGGGCTACTGCTGCTTTCCCATTTCTCCTGAAGAACGCAATTCGACTTGTGTGTTCACCAAGCTATGATTCCAACTATATTCCACATAAGGATGTTTCCCTCCCACAGATACTGGAGCTCTCTTTTCCTCCTGAAGGAGATGGCATGTGGAACga CTCAACTATGGAGTCTCTCCCTATCCAGCTATCCCCAGTGGAGACTCGCCCTCCCAG GACTAAACTTTGTTTCTGGGCTGGTTCTCCCAACTCAGAAGTAAGAAAGAATCTTCGAGTTCATTATAAAGGTTTAGAAGAATTTGAGATCCATTTCGTCGAGAATGTTAAAAGGGCATTGGTGCTAGatacttttcaaaaggagatacATAGGAGTAAGTTTTGCATCTGTCCTCGTGGGAAGACTCAAGTCGGTGGTGTTTGCTTAGCAGAGTCGATGGCTTTTGGATGTGTACCTG TTCATGTGTCTTTCTGCAGTTATCATGTCCGACTACTATGA
- the LOC133675406 gene encoding probable glycosyltransferase At3g07620 isoform X3, translated as MPPLKALAALVIFLGIASILLQQRYWLPLSSKGKSTLYGLQQSTAGVHHSEEFFLLNYEAMEKDLKVFVYPGGNPKTCYHSIDKKLKSNYASEHYFFMNLRNSSFLTENPDEAHLFFIPLSCQPMEDQDALPRYKEMVIQNYVRALTIKYPYWNRTLGADHFFVSCHGIGNRATAAFPFLLKNAIRLVCSPSYDSNYIPHKDVSLPQILELSFPPEGDGMWNDSTMESLPIQLSPVETRPPRTKLCFWAGSPNSEVRKNLRVHYKGLEEFEIHFVENVKRALVLDTFQKEIHRSKFCICPRGKTQVGGVCLAESMAFGCVPAFCSL; from the exons ATGCCTCCTCTAAAAGCACTTGCCGCCTTGGTCATCTTTTTGGGCATAGCCTCGATCCTGTTGCAGCAAAGGTATTGGTTACCACTCTCTTCTAAG GGAAAATCAACTCTATATGGACTTCAACAGTCTACTGCTGGCGTCCATCACTCTGAAGAGTTTTTCTTGCTGAATTATGAGGCAATGGAAAAGGATTTAAAGGTCTTTGTTTACCCAGGTGGAAACCCAAAAACGTGTTATCACTCAATAGATAAGAAGCTCAAGAGCAATTATGCAAGTGAGCATTATTTCTTCATGAATCTGAGAAACAGTTCGTTTTTGACTGAGAATCCTGATGAGGCTCATCTCTTCTTTATTCCCCTTTCTTGTCAGCCAATGGAAGACCAG GATGCTTTACCTCGTTATAAGGAGATGGTTATCCAGAACTATGTCCGCGCCTTAACTATCAAATACCCTTACTGGAATAGGACTTTAGGCGCTGATCACTTTTTTGTCAGTTGCCATGGCATTGGCAACAGGGCTACTGCTGCTTTCCCATTTCTCCTGAAGAACGCAATTCGACTTGTGTGTTCACCAAGCTATGATTCCAACTATATTCCACATAAGGATGTTTCCCTCCCACAGATACTGGAGCTCTCTTTTCCTCCTGAAGGAGATGGCATGTGGAACga CTCAACTATGGAGTCTCTCCCTATCCAGCTATCCCCAGTGGAGACTCGCCCTCCCAG GACTAAACTTTGTTTCTGGGCTGGTTCTCCCAACTCAGAAGTAAGAAAGAATCTTCGAGTTCATTATAAAGGTTTAGAAGAATTTGAGATCCATTTCGTCGAGAATGTTAAAAGGGCATTGGTGCTAGatacttttcaaaaggagatacATAGGAGTAAGTTTTGCATCTGTCCTCGTGGGAAGACTCAAGTCGGTGGTGTTTGCTTAGCAGAGTCGATGGCTTTTGGATGTGTACCTG CTTTTTGTAGTTTGTGA